The following are from one region of the Coffea eugenioides isolate CCC68of chromosome 2, Ceug_1.0, whole genome shotgun sequence genome:
- the LOC113762279 gene encoding protein DJ-1 homolog C encodes MRTSITPLYFIPTTLPKSDHHCLASLSTRSFRALGFRVFAAAVSEQRKTPSISKPPKTPFPSPTASIPTPSPAANENPPKTKKVLVPIGFGSEEMEAVILVDVLRRAGAEVTLASVEQRLEVEFSGGTRLVADAFVSACSDQIFDLIALPGGMPGSARLRDCKILQKMTSKQAEEKRLYGAICAAPAVTLLPWGLLRKKKTTCHPAFIDKLPTFWAVKSNNQVSGELTTSRGPGTSFEFAISLVSQLYGETAAKEIKDSLLVNDSGSHKKEEFNEVQWSLDHTPQVLLPVANGCEGIDIVTTIDILRRAKASVVVASVEKSTQILASQGIILVADKLINAAAEITYDLIILPGGVGGAERLHKSRVLRKLLKEQQIGGRIFGAMCSSSAILQRRGLLKDKKATAPESVLSKESNVVDGAQVVIDGKVIANKGLASATDFGLAIVGKLFGHSRARSVAEGLVFEYPRA; translated from the exons atgagGACTTCAATAACTCCTCTGTATTTCATCCCTACAACTCTTCCCAAGTCCGACCACCATTGTTTGGCGTCCCTCTCCACAAGATCATTCCGGGCCTTAGGCTTTCGTGTGTTTGCTGCTGCAGTCTCCGAACAGCGTAAAACCCCAAGCATTTCAAAACCTCCTAAAACCCCTTTTCCAAGCCCAACGGCTTCCATACCCACCCCTTCTCCTGCAGCAAATGAAAACCCTCCTAAGACCAAGAag GTTTTGGTGCCAATTGGGTTTGGCTCAGAAGAAATGGAGGCTGTGATATTAGTTGATGTTCTGCGGCGGGCGGGCGCGGAGGTGACTCTGGCTTCTGTGGAGCAACGACTAGAGGTGGAATTTTCTGGAGGCACTAGGCTGGTTGCTGATGCATTTGTCTCTGCTTGTTCCGATCAAATCTTTGATCTAATTGCCCTTCCG GGTGGAATGCCAGGGTCTGCACGTTTAAGAGACTGTAAAATTCTCCAGAAGATGACTAGCAAACAAGCTGAGGAGAAACGGTTGTATGGTGCAATATGTGCTGCTCCAGCTGTCACACTTTTGCCTTGGGGCCTTCTTAGGAAGAAGAAG ACGACTTGCCACCCTGCATTTATAGACAAGCTCCCTACCTTCTGGGCTGTTAAGTCTAATAACCAGGTCTCTGGAGAGCTGACAACAAGTCGTGGCCCTGGCACTTCTTTTGAATTTGCTATATCATTAGTGAGCCAGCTTTATGGTGAGACTGCTGCCAAGGAAATCAAGGATTCGTTG CTAGTGAATGACAGTGGCAGTCATAAGAAAGAAGAATTCAATGAAGTCCAGTGGTCTCTTGATCATACCCCTCAA GTCCTCCTTCCAGTTGCAAATGGTTGTGAAGGAATTGACATAGTTACCACTATAGATATCCTAAGGAGAGCAAAGGCCAGTGTTGTGGTTGCTTCAGTGGAAAAATCTACCCAGATTTTGGCATCACAAGGGATAATACTTGTTGCAGACAAACTGATTAATGCAGCTGCCGAGATCACTTATGATCTGATAATTTTGCCA GGAGGAGTTGGTGGAGCCGAAAGGTTGCACAAATCCAGGGTTCTCAGGAAGTTACTGAAAGAACAGCAAATTGGTGGAAGAATTTTTGGTGCAATGTGCTCTTCAAGTGCAATACTTCAAAGACGGGGGTTACTCAAG GATAAGAAAGCCACTGCACCTGAATCAGTTCTAAGCAAGGAAAGTAATGTGGTTGATGGTGCACAAGTAGTCATTGATGGTAAGGTGATCGCAAACAAGGGCCTTGCTAGTGCAACAGATTTTGGACTGGCTATCGT
- the LOC113762278 gene encoding methylcrotonoyl-CoA carboxylase beta chain, mitochondrial, whose amino-acid sequence MAGILARRISTGRFSSLLGVRCSPVQRQLNNPGTYIFPRSFCCLGVLPDTINRSSESFLKNSQVMEGIISQLHSNIQRVMEGGGAEAVKRNQSRNKLLPRDRIDRLIDPGSSFLELSQLAGHELYDEPLPSGGIITGIGAVHGKLCLFVANDPTVKGGTYYPITVKKHLRAQEIASQCKLPCIYLVDSGGAFLPKQAEVFPDKENFGRIFYNQALMSAEGIPQIALVLGSCTAGGAYIPAMADESVMVKGNGTIFLAGPPLVKAATGEEVSAEDLGGATVHCKTSGVSDYFAQDELHALAIGRNIVRNLHMAGNHNVSQHRTFDYKEPLYDIKELRSVAPADFKQSLDIRSIIARICDGSEFDEFKKLYGPTLVTGFARIYGQPVGIIGNNGILFNESALKGAHFIELCTQRNIPLVFLQNITGFMVGSKSEANGIAKSGAKMVMAVSCAKVPKITVVVGGSFGAGNYAMCGRAYNPNFMFFWPNARISVMGGAQAAGVLTQIEKANKKKAGVQWTKEEEEKFKADVVEAYEREGSAYYSTARLWDDGIIDPADTRKVVGLCLSASMNRGRENTKYGVFRM is encoded by the exons ATGGCTGGAATCTTAGCCAGACGAATTAGTACTGGTAGATTTAGTTCGTTATTGGGGGTGCGATGCAGTCCAGTTCAGCGGCAGTTGAACAACCCGGGCACCTACATTTTCCCCCGGAGCTTCTGCTGCTTAGGGGTCTTACCCGACACCATTAATCGGAGCTCCGAATCATTCCTCAAGAACTCCCAGGTCATGGAAGGCATTATATCCCAACTTCACTCCAATATTCAGAGG GTTATGGAGGGAGGAGGAGCGGAAGCCGTGAAGAGGAACCAGAGTAGAAATAAGCTTCTTCCTAGAGACAGAATTGATCGCCTCATCGATCCTGGTTCTTCGTTTCTTGAGCTTTCTCAG CTTGCTGGCCATGAATTGTATGATGAGCCATTACCTTCTGGTGGGATAATTACCGGAATTGGTGCGGTACATGGTAAACTATGCTTGTTTGTGGCAAATGACCCCACTGTGAAGGGTGGAACTTATTATCCCATCACAGTCAAGAAACATCTCAGGGCACAAGAAATTGCCTCACAATGTAAACTACCATGCATATATCTTGTTGATAGTGGAGGTGCTTTCCTTCCGAAGCAGGCTGAGGTTTTTCCTGACAAGGAAAACTTTGGTAGGATATTCTACAATCAAGCTTTGATGTCTGCAGAAGGTATTCCCCAGATCGCTTTGGTGTTGGGTTCTTGCACTGCTGGTGGGGCCTATATTCCTGCAATGGCAGATGAAAGTGTAATGGTTAAAGGAAATGGTACCATATTTCTGGCTGGACCACCTCTTGTAAAG GCTGCCACTGGAGAGGAAGTGTCGGCGGAGGACCTGGGAGGTGCTACTGTACACTGTAAGACATCTGGCGTTTCAGACTACTTTGCCCAAG ACGAACTGCATGCTCTTGCTATAGGAAGGAATATCGTAAGAAACTTGCACATGGCTGGAAACCATAATGTATCTCAACACAGGACATTTGATTACAAAGAGCCACTGTATGATATAAAGGAACTTCGGTCCGTTGCACCAGCAGACTTTAAGCAGTCCTTAGACATTCGATCTATTATTGCCCGTATATGTGATGGAAGCGAATTTGATGAATTCAAGAAACTGTATGGCCCT ACACTTGTAACAGGTTTTGCAAGAATATATGGGCAGCCTGTGGGAATAATTGGGAACAATGGTATATTATTCAATGAATCTGCCTTAAAGGGGGCCCATTTCATTGAATTGTGTACTCAGCGTAACATTCCATTGGTCTTCCTTCAGAATATTACAGGATTCATG GTTGGGTCTAAATCTGAGGCAAATGGTATAGCTAAATCTGGTGCCAAAATGGTGATGGCAGTTTCTTGTGCAAAG GTTCCCAAAATCACTGTTGTTGTGGGTGGAAGCTTTGGAGCTGGAAACTATGCTATGTGTGGACGAGCATATAACCCTAACTTCATGTTCTTCTGGCCAAATGCTAGAATATCTGTGATGGGAGGTGCTCAG GCTGCTGGGGTTCTGACGCAGATAGAAAAGGCCAACAAGAAAAAAGCTGGGGTTCAG TGGACAAAGGAGGAAGAGGAAAAGTTCAAGGCTGATGTTGTGGAGGCGTATGAAAGAGAAGGCAGTGCTTACTATTCAACTGCTAGACTTTGGGATGATGGGATTATTGATCCAGCTGACACAAGAAAAGTCGTAGGCCTTTGTCTCTCTGCCTCCATGAACCGTGGCCGAGAAAATACCAAATATGGTGTATTTAGAATGTAA